A segment of the Macrobrachium nipponense isolate FS-2020 chromosome 1, ASM1510439v2, whole genome shotgun sequence genome:
aaggcatggaaaggagctgctaggagagacatctggtatcatatgggaagaaaaggatagttggtggtgggatgaagacattgagaaagtagtaaaagataagaaggagcaaagaaaagatgggaagagtcacagtcagtggaagacagaaataggtacagagagaaaaacaaggtggtgaaaaaggtggtagcccaagctaaagcaaagtcgtatgatgatgtgtataatgagctggggacaaaggaaggattaaagaagatgatgaagctatcaaaggctagaaataagagcaccaaagatataacacacatcaaacaaataaagaatcaagagggtgtagtgcttagaaaggaggaagacattgtgaagagatggaaagaatatttcgaacagttgttaaatgaagaaaataatagactaataagagaggatgggcaagtgaacattggcatggtaatgaggtttttctaggcaagaggtactaaatgcactgaagaagatgaagaatgggaaggcaaccggaccagacatgatcccggtggaggcatggaaagcattaggagatgaaggagtggatatactgtacgatcttatgataaagatccttgaacaggaaaagataccaaatgagtggcgtgggagtatattgatcccaatttttaaagggaaaggcgatgtccaagagtgtggtaattataggggcattaaattgatgtcccacactttgaagatactggaaaggatgatagatgctagactgagagaagaagtacaaataggtaaagagcagatgggatttatgaagggaaggggaacaacagatggtatattttgtctgaatcaaataatggagaaattcggggaaagacaaagggacctacatatggtattcattgaccttgaaaaggcttatgacagagtcccgagacaagaggtatggaggagcctgagggagaagatggtgccagagaagtatgtgcgattgatacaagagatgtaccggaatgtatttaccagagtgaggagcagtgttggggagacagaaggttttgaggtgagagtaggattacaccaggggtcggctctgagccattatctttaacatagtgatggatgttataatacaggaagtaagggagacagtaccatggaacatattgtatgcggatgatattgttctgtgtgcagagagcagggaagatctggaagtgaaattggaaagatggagacaagtactggaggacagaggaatgagaataagtagatccaagacagaatatatgtgtaccaccactgagggggatgatagagaaagtattcagcttggtggagagcaaataaggagagttgataagttttaagtatttgggatcttttgttaacgctggaggaagtatggaagaagaagtaaaacatcgggtacaggcaggctggaacaactggagagcggcctcgggagttctttgtgacaaaagagtgccgcttaggttaaaaggaaaatttcacaagacggtggtaagaacagcaatgctgtatggtacggaaacagcaagcatgagaaaagcagagcagaagaagatggatgtggcagaaatgagaatgcttaggtggatgtctggggtaacaagagtggaataggatcagaaatgactacataagggggtcaactaaggtggtggaagtatcaaagaaagtgcaggaggggaggctgagatggtatggacacctgttgaggagagatgaggaccacgctgggagacatactatgggagtggaggtgcaaggaagaagaaagagagggagaccaagaaagagatggaaggactgtgtgagaggagatttacatgagaagggaattgatgaggcagaagcgcaagatagaaatagatggaaacggctcatccgaaacggcgaccccatataaaaatgggaaaaagctgggaagaagaagaagaagagatataaAATTCTCAATATTACAGTACAATGAATCCCCAAACAGTATGATAGCAGCCTGGCCATGCTACCAGAGTACAGGTGTGTTTTTTCTGCAATCTTTTGATGTTTCCACAGTGCTACAATtgtataaatgaataagtaataaaattatGCCATGTTTTTAACCGAGTGAATATCATGCTCACCTTAATAGaggaaagtttttatttgtaggcctaataaaatttatttttgaagacAAAACATCCTTTCTTTTAAGGACAAATATATCTCTctgttaacaataaataacaagttTCTACtaccaatttttatttataaaacccTGATGACAGGCGACAGTTTTAATCCTTCATACTGTCCATTTCAATGCTCACTTGGAACTAATAGTACAAGTAATTTTATTGTACTGTATAGAAAAATTTATATCAAATACGTATAAGATTTTAATAGAATGAAATTTAAAACTACTGAATTCTCTAATTGGCACTTTCAGACAGCATTAGTCTCAGAAGGACATTTGCTATCGCCAGCTatcttacatacatataaacacgaTATTTGCATCTTGGATCTTAAACCATTTTCTTAAATGGGAAATTTTGCAAAGCAAAATCATTAACCAATAAGGAGTATACGTAATACAAATTTATGTCAAATCTCTTTCAAAAATTTAGATTGCTCAAAGGTAACATGAAAAGTTCTGAACTTACCAATCTGGCCATAGACATTTTGTGACTATCCCCTTTTCTGTTTTGGTTACAATAATGACAATATATGAAGAGGGTCTTACAAGCTATTGAATACAGATATCAATGCAATAATACATGCAAGCATAATGATGAGGATAAAAAACGAAGTACCATATACAATGCACGTGAAAGTTTACAAGCATTTGATACCTGATTATATGCTGAGCAAATTGTCAGTTTTGTAATTGTATTTTGCTATGTCCACATGAAATCTAATGAAAATTCCATccaaatatttgtgtgtgtgcactcAGTGCTTATTAGAGATGTACAACAACACCGTTATTCACTTGGTAAGACAGGAAAACTTTCAAAATCCTTAAGCGATTCAAAATAACACATACAAGATACTTGAACTTATACCTTGTCTCTCACTGCAACCTTGCGTAAACttgtaatatattatacttactgattaatataattatattaatcccGTTTTACTATatgcacaacaaaaacaaaataaaagtgacACACTGCAAAAGTGAGTAAAAAGACTCTCCAATTTAAAGTTAAATCTATTCACATCCCTCATATATATTGCAAAAAGTGAAAAACCTGTGTGATTCCCCTTTAAAAGGTACACTATTAACGTAAACATACATATTACCTAACACACTAGCTACCAACAAAACTAAATTGACTACTGCACCTAAGGTTAATATGCTATTTTgctatattttcaaaatacaggTATTTTTGTGGCTGCAGTCACAAAATAACGTTTTCTTGAGTATATCTTTTTCCCATTAACTAAACCCATatacaagaaaacaaaactgGTAACATTAATAATCTAATTAAACACAAATCTTAACAGAGAACAAACACAAACTAAAATCCTCaagataaaactaataataaacatTTAGAAATGTGAAAACTGTACACCATTCTAAAATTGTTTTGTAACAAAAACGAAGTCAGTTTACATCTGAAAATGCCAAAAACTAATGCCACCTGctcaactttaaaaaattacCTTCTACAATAGCTAATGTATTTCTTCAAAAACTTGAGCGACAGTTCACCTTCCGGAGTTTCCTCTGCAGTTTTGAGTGCATTGAGATGAACATTCATGACATGCTTTGCCAATGTCTGTAATAATCAAAAGAGCTTTTAGAAAAAAAGGGGCAATCTTTAAAGTATGAgacattttatgtaaaataatcaaGAGATTTTAGAAAAAAAGGGGCAATCTTTGAAGTATGAGAcatgttattataaaaaaaaaaaaactatcatgcACAATTTTTACCAGCCCCACCCCTACAAAAAATTAGGCTACCGTGTCTCTTGTTTCATCATGCTCATCCTTAACAATGAAGATCATGTCAAATCGGGACAGGATGGTAggcataaaatcaatattttcttcGCCCTTTGTATCATCCCATCGGCCAAAGACAGAGTTAGCTGCAGCCATCACAGAGCACCTTGAGTTCAATGTTGTTGTAATACCTGCTTTGGCTATACTAATGGTTTGTTGTTCCATGGCTTCATGGATGGCTACTCTATCATCTTCTCGCATTTTGTCGAACTCATCAATGCATACAACACCACCATCAGCCAACACCATTGCTCCACCTTCCATTACAAAATTGcgctgaaaaaaatagaaaatagtcaaaatatttaaggatattaaaaatgcatttcaaaatttccaataagaaaaaaactgcTCAATTTTAAATGCCTGCAAAACTATGCATATccacaagaagaaaaaataaaacttacagtAGCAGGATCTCTCATTACTGAAGCAGTGAGACCAGCAGCAGATGAACCTTTTCCTGAGGTGTACACGGCAATGGGTGCAACACGTTCAACGAACTTCAACAGCTGTGATTTTGCAGTACCAGGATCACCCAACAGAAGTACATTAATGTCACCTCTACGAGTCAATCCATCAGGCAAACGTTTGCGGGAACCACCAAACAAAAGGGAGGCCACAGATTTTTTTATATCCTCCGAACCAAAAATACTTGGAGCTATACTTCGAGCAATCCTCTCGTATACGTTTTCTGACTGAGCCAGACGACGGAACTCTTCTTCCTCAGAAGATGTGATGCTAACGCCAGAGGAATAACCATGGCCTTCCTGATCAATCTGAATACCAACCACTCTCAAATATGGAGCTCTGATACCAACTGTCACTTTGTCACGAATGTTCCTTTGCTGTCAGAAGAGAGGCAAAATGATCCAATGGTGTAATCAAGGAATCATTAACTTACAACTAATTCAGTCagtaatatttaatgaaatttacaGCAAAATAAAATCACCACAATTATGATATGACACAATTTTATCAGCTAATAAATACACCTAAAAGTACATGGATAAACTTTCATTCTCAAATTAATAATCTTCATTTATAATAACAGGGAGGCCTACCTTTGGTTTTCCAATTTTCTTGATAGAGTAAATGCCAAGTACTGTTACACGATTACCAGGAACAACACGGTCACATAATGCCCTGTAAAAAAAACATAACCCTTGAACAATTATTCTTAATTAATGATAAACTGCCTAAAAATCAGAACTTTTACTTCCCATTTCTGTCAATGAAGAATAAAACTAGGCAATCAGATTAGAAGAGACCAGCGTGAATGCTAAAAAATGCACTAGACCAGGGCAGCACTAATGCTGAGAACCTCATGGCATTCTAATTACTAGATATTAATCTTTATAAAGTTGGTGGAAAAGAAATAGCGATGCTTTAAATGTTCTATCACAAAACCAATCAGTTGAGCTATCAAGGAATTTGAGGTTTGTTGCTGTAGAACACTATTAAAACACTAATTAGCTGGTCCACCATCGTAAAGCAGGAAATCCTAATCGGAAGAGACAGTTTTATATTCATCGGGAATAATCATCTCGTAAGTTGTTTGGAAAAAGATGCGGAGCATTTCCAACATGCCTGTACCTTCTTACTGTATCCCTAATACATATGGTAAATGGATTAAAAATTCTCATACTCCAGATATGTTCTCAATTACCCAAGAGATGATTTTTGGGTAACCTCAAGAATTTGTAGCATTCTCCCTAATTTCACTTGCAGAAATAAAGCATTTGTCAGTTAATATCGGGATCGTGGTTTCCATGAATTTCACTAATACTTCTTAGCATAATTCTACTTTGGCTTTGCAGTTTTTGTCAATGGGGTTCACATTTGTATAATACTACTTGACAATGCTTGGTGCTTAATTAgatattaaccctttaatgccgaagcggtattttaaaaatcatctcacttatgccggcggcgttcgcaagtgagcaccgaagcagaatttttttttttttttaaatcacagcacacttagttttaaagattaagagttaatttttggctccttttttgtcattgcctgaagttcagtatgcaaccatcagaaatgaaaaaaaataacattattatatataaatattgggatatatgacagcatgaaaatttttttgtatatataattgtatacaaatcgcgctgtgagcaaaatggttaaagttaacaagttaatttcttttttttttgtattatacactaaattgcaatcattttggtatataacacattgtaaaacgatcaaggcaacaaagagaaaatatcacaaaatgatgcatgaattcgtaacgtgcggacgtaaaaaaaaagctgttttcaaaaattcaccataaatcgaaataatgtgctagagacttcccgtttcttgcaaaatgaaggtaattgattgaatattactagactgtaagtgttggaatttacaattgcagtttttgaccatttcggtcgagttaaagttgactgaaggacgaattttttctatttatcgttatttatatgaaaacatttcaaaactgataaaagctacaaccatgggttgtttttcgttgtattctacatgaaattgcgcacattttcatatataaaaactttatgtaacggctaatttaaaatggtgcaaacattacgacaatcacgactaaaaaatttatgatttttttgtagtcatcgtaaggaaaaagtttatttcataaattcaccataaatcgaaatattatgctagacttccaatttgttgcaaaataaaggtaaatggttgaatattactagaatgtaatagttttagcttacaattgcgtttttttatcatttcggtcaagtcaaagttgaccgaaggttgaaattttggcacttatcgttatttatatgaaaatatttcaaaactggtaaaagctacaaccatggttgttgtttttgttgtattctacatgaaatttcatacattttcgtatataaaacttcatgtaacagctaatttaaaatggtgcaaacattacaacaatcggacgaaaaaatttatgatttttttcggaagagttaacgcGCGACgtaagggggaaaaaaaattttttttttcccataaattcaccataaatcaaaatattgtgctagagacttccaatttgttgcaaaataaaggtaaatgattgaatattactagaatgtaagagttttagcttaaaatgtgtttttttatttttttaccattttggtcgcgtcaaagttgaccaaaggttgatattttagcACTTattgttatatgaaaatatttcaaaactgataaaagctacaaccatgggttatttttagttgcattctacatgaaattgcacacatttccatatataaaactttatgtaacagctaatttaaaatggtgcaaacattacgacaatcgcatgtatgattttttcggaagagttaccgtgcggacataaggaaaatgtttttttttttaatttcataaattcaccataaattgaaatattgtgctagagacttccaatttgttgcaaaataaaggtaaataattagatattactagaatataagagttttagcttacaattgcgtttttcgaccatttcggtagtcaaagttgactcaaaaatgataaaagctacaaccatgagttgtttttttatgtattctacatgaaattgcacacattttc
Coding sequences within it:
- the LOC135219447 gene encoding DNA replication licensing factor mcm5-like, giving the protein MVQCRSCQATISNIQVKPGLEGYQLPRKCNTEQAGRPKCPLDPFFIVPDKCACVDYQVLKLQEVPENLPQGEMPRHLQLYIDRALCDRVVPGNRVTVLGIYSIKKIGKPKQRNIRDKVTVGIRAPYLRVVGIQIDQEGHGYSSGVSITSSEEEEFRRLAQSENVYERIARSIAPSIFGSEDIKKSVASLLFGGSRKRLPDGLTRRGDINVLLLGDPGTAKSQLLKFVERVAPIAVYTSGKGSSAAGLTASVMRDPATRNFVMEGGAMVLADGGVVCIDEFDKMREDDRVAIHEAMEQQTISIAKAGITTTLNSRCSVMAAANSVFGRWDDTKGEENIDFMPTILSRFDMIFIVKDEHDETRDTTLAKHVMNVHLNALKTAEETPEGELSLKFLKKYISYCRSRCGPRLSESAGEKLKNRYVLMRGGTREAENQSDKRMAIPITVRQLEAIVRISESLAKMRLEPFATERDVDEALRLFQVSTLDAAMSGSLTGVEGFTTEEDQEVLSRIEKQLKRRFAIGSQVSEHAIVQDFLRQKYPEKAIYKVLHFMIRRGEVQHRLQRKMLYRIK